In Hyphomicrobium denitrificans ATCC 51888, the DNA window ATGCCGTCGCACTTAATGAATCAGCACTTTGTCTTCGCGAAGGCCATCTGATAGACACGGGGCCGCACTTTCTCAAGCGGGCGCGCCATTGGGCCCAATCGGTCGGCCTTTGTGCAACGGAAAGCGAATGCCAACTCCCACAAAAAAACCTGTCGTCATCGTAACGCGCAAGCTTCCCGACGTGGTCGAGACGCGCATGTGCGAGCTGTTCGATACGAAGCTCAACGTCGAAGACAAGCCGATGACGCAAGCGCAGCTTGTCGAGGCGGTGAAAACGGCTGACGTTCTCGTGCCGACCGTGACGGATCGCATCGACCGCGCGGTGCTGACGCAAGCGGGGCCGCGACTGCGGCTGATCGCGAACTTCGGCACGGGCGTCGACAACGTCGATCTCGATACGGCGCGCAATCGCAGCATTTTGGTCACGAACACGCCCGGCGTACTGACCGAAGACACCGCCGACATGACGATGGCGCTGATCCTCGCCGTTCCGCGCAGGCTTGCCGAAGGCGCGGCCTACATGCGCGATCCGGCGACGAAATGGTCGGGCTGGTCGCCGACGTGGATGCTCGGGCATCGCATCTACGGCAAGCGTCTCGGAATCATCGGCATGGGACGCATCGGTCGCGCGGTGGCGCGGCGGGCGCAGGCGTTCGGACTGCAGATCCACTATCACAACCGGCGCCGTCTGCCGGAAGACATCGAGGCGGAGTTCGAGGCGACGTTCTGGGAAAGCCTCGACCAGATGCTGACGCGTGTCGACATCGTGTCGATCAATTGTCCGCACACGCCCGCGACGTATCACCTGCTGTCGGCGCGGCGGCTGCGGCTGCTCAAGCCTTCGGCCTACGTCGTCAACACGGCGCGCGGCGAGGTGATCGACGAGAACGAGCTGGCGCGGCTTCTCGAAACCGGTGCGATCGCCGGTGCGGGCCTCGACGTGTTCGAGAACGAGCCGGTGGTCAATCCGCGCCTGCTGGCCTCGGAACGTGTCGTGGCCTTGCCGCATATGAGTTCGGCGACGATCGAAGGCCGTATCGACATGGGCGAGAAGGTCATCATCAACATCAAGGCGTTTGCCGACGGTCATGCGCCGCCGGATCGTGTCCACGTCGCGATGCTCTGACGGGCGAACTGCTTCGAAATTGAATGGGCGCTGGCGCCGCTATTCTGCGGCGCAGGCGCTGCCGTCCGTCGATCCGTGGATCGAGAGATCGGTGATCGTCGGCGTCTGCCCGGACAGCGGATTGTCGGGGTCCCACGAGATCGACACGACCTCGAAGCGGCTGGCGAGCACGTCGCAGATCAGGAGCCGGCCTGCGAGGCTTTCGCCGATGCCGATGATCTCTTTGACGATCTCGGCTGCCTGCAGCGTGCCGATCACGCCCGCGACCGGCCCGAGCACGCCGGCTTCGGCGCAGTTGGCGACCAAGCCAGCAGGCGGGGCTTCCGGAAACAGGCAGCGCAGCGTCGGGTAGGGCGTGCCGTCAGCGGTTTTTTCGTATGGCTTGAAGAGCGAGACGTAGCCGTCGAAGGCACCGAGCGTCGCGTAGGCGAGCGGGCGTTTCGCCAGGTAGCAGGCATCCGACACCAGGTAGCGGGTCGCGAAATTATCTGAGCCGTCGGCAACGATGTCGTAGCGCGCAATGATCTCGAGTGCGTTGCGCGCGTTCAGGCGTTCGGCGTGAACTTCGACATTCACCAGCGGATTGAGCCGGTGAATGGTTTCGCGGGCGCTCTCGACCTTGAGGCGTCCCGTGTCGTCCGTATCGTGAGCAATCTGGCGTTGGAGATTATCGAGCGAGACGCGATCGTCGTCGATGATGCCGATCGTTCCGACGCCAGCTGCTGCGAGATACATGAGAACGGGTGAGCCCAGCCCTCCCGCTCCGATGACGAGAACGCGTGCCGCCTTGAGTTTCTGCTGGCCCGGCGCGCCGACGTCGCGCAGCACGAGGTGGCGCTTGTAGCGTTGCACCTCCTCGGCCGTCAGCGTCGTCATTCGTCATGCCTTCTTGGATATCAGCTGCGCGGCTGCGGTTCGACGAACAGCTCGCTCGAGAAGTAGCGTTCGGCCGACGACGGCGCGAACGTCACGATCGTCTTGCCGGCGTATTCAGGCCGCTGCGCTACCGAAATCGCGGCCGCGACGTTGGCTCCGGTCGAAATGCCGCCAGGAATGCCTTCGACCTTCGCGACTGTGCGCGAAACCTCGAAAGCGGTGTCGCTTGCGACGGTGACGACTTCGTCGATAAGGCCGGTATCAAGGTTGTCGGGAATGAAGCCTGCGCCGATGCCCTGAATCTTGTGCGGGCCTTTGGGCTGGCCGGAGATGACGGCGCTCGTCGTCGGTTCGACGGCGATGATCTTGAGGCCAGGAATGCGCTTCTTGAGGACGCGGCCCGTACCGGTCAGCGTGCCGCCGGTGCCGACGCCGACCACCAGCGCGTCGAACTTGCCATTCGTGTCGTTGTAGATTTCTTCGGCGGTCGTCTTCTCGTGCACGAGCGGATTCGCGGGATTGCTGAACTGGCCGGGAATGACGGCGTCCGGCAGCGATTTCGCGAGTTCGTCGGCTTTTGCCAACGCAGCCGGCATGCCGCCTGGTCCTGGCGTCAGTTCGAGTTCCGCGCCGAGATGCGAGAGAATTTTGCGGCGTTCGAGCGACATCGTTTCTGGCATCACGAGGATGAGGCGATAGCCGCGTGCAGCTGCGACGAACGCCAGACCGATGCCGGTGTTGCCCGAGGTCGGCTCGATCAGAATTGTTTTGCCGGGCTTGATACGTCCTTCGGCCTCGAGAACATCGATCAT includes these proteins:
- a CDS encoding 2-hydroxyacid dehydrogenase — encoded protein: MPTPTKKPVVIVTRKLPDVVETRMCELFDTKLNVEDKPMTQAQLVEAVKTADVLVPTVTDRIDRAVLTQAGPRLRLIANFGTGVDNVDLDTARNRSILVTNTPGVLTEDTADMTMALILAVPRRLAEGAAYMRDPATKWSGWSPTWMLGHRIYGKRLGIIGMGRIGRAVARRAQAFGLQIHYHNRRRLPEDIEAEFEATFWESLDQMLTRVDIVSINCPHTPATYHLLSARRLRLLKPSAYVVNTARGEVIDENELARLLETGAIAGAGLDVFENEPVVNPRLLASERVVALPHMSSATIEGRIDMGEKVIINIKAFADGHAPPDRVHVAML
- a CDS encoding HesA/MoeB/ThiF family protein, whose protein sequence is MTTLTAEEVQRYKRHLVLRDVGAPGQQKLKAARVLVIGAGGLGSPVLMYLAAAGVGTIGIIDDDRVSLDNLQRQIAHDTDDTGRLKVESARETIHRLNPLVNVEVHAERLNARNALEIIARYDIVADGSDNFATRYLVSDACYLAKRPLAYATLGAFDGYVSLFKPYEKTADGTPYPTLRCLFPEAPPAGLVANCAEAGVLGPVAGVIGTLQAAEIVKEIIGIGESLAGRLLICDVLASRFEVVSISWDPDNPLSGQTPTITDLSIHGSTDGSACAAE
- the cysK gene encoding cysteine synthase A, with the translated sequence MTQTLDIKTIAATGTWGRGRVYDSIDQTIGNTPLVRLSKIKASANLKADILLKLEFFNPLSSVKDRIGVAMIDVLEAEGRIKPGKTILIEPTSGNTGIGLAFVAAARGYRLILVMPETMSLERRKILSHLGAELELTPGPGGMPAALAKADELAKSLPDAVIPGQFSNPANPLVHEKTTAEEIYNDTNGKFDALVVGVGTGGTLTGTGRVLKKRIPGLKIIAVEPTTSAVISGQPKGPHKIQGIGAGFIPDNLDTGLIDEVVTVASDTAFEVSRTVAKVEGIPGGISTGANVAAAISVAQRPEYAGKTIVTFAPSSAERYFSSELFVEPQPRS